The Branchiostoma floridae strain S238N-H82 chromosome 10, Bfl_VNyyK, whole genome shotgun sequence genome has a segment encoding these proteins:
- the LOC118425121 gene encoding N-alpha-acetyltransferase 38, NatC auxiliary subunit-like, translating to MASLSSGGTYADIKRKFKFDTDTSTQESEGRQKLRSWLNKSLRVSMTDGRTLIGVFLCTDRDKNVILGSCQEYIQDPDNTSGEDPRVLGLAMVPGHHILKIEYDDITANQIM from the exons ATGGCTAGTTTGTCGTCTGGAGGCACGTATGCAGATATCAAGAGGAAGTTCAAG TTTGACACAGATACATCCACACAAGAGAGCGAGGGTCGGCAGAAGCTGCGCAGCTGGCTGAACAAGAGCCTGCGTGTGAGCATGACGGACGGGCGGACGCTCATCGGGGTGTTCCTCTGTACAGACAGggataaaaatgtcattctGGGGTCATGTCAGGAGTATATACAGGATCCAG ATAACACATCAGGTGAGGACCCTCGGGTACTGGGACTAGCCATGGTTCCTGGTCACCACATCCTCAAAATAGAATATGATGACATCACGGCCAACCAGATCATGTGA